The genomic interval CCGCTCACCGGCAGCCCCGAGGACGCGGAGGCCGCCCGCCGTATCGACGCGGTCGGCAACCGGATCTTCACCGGCCCCCTGCTCGACGGCGCCTACCCCGAGGACCTGCGCGCCGACACCGCGCACCTCGTCGACTGGGCGGAACTCGTGCGCGACGGCGACCTGGCCGAGATCTCCCGGCCCATCGACGTGCTCGGCGTCAACTACTACGCGCCGACCGTCGTCTCGGCCGGCACCGGCGACGGCACCACCAAGAACGACGGCCACGGCGCGAGCGACCACACACCGTGGACGGGCTCCGAGAACGTGGACTTCCACCTCGCCAACGACCACCTCACGGCGATGAACTGGGCGATCGACCCCAGCGGCCTGCACACCCTCCTGACCGACCTGGCCGCGTCCCACCCCGGGCTGCCGCTGATGGTCACGGAGAACGGCGCCGCGTTCGACGACTACGTCTCCCCCGAGGGCGTGGTGAACGACCCGCAGCGGATCGCCTACCTGCACGCCCACCTGGACGCCGTCCGCCGGGCGGTCGCCGACGGAGCGGATGTCCGCGGCTACTTCCTCTGGTCCCTGCTCGACAACTTCGAATGGTCCTACGGCTATTCGAAGCGCTTCGGCGCCGTCTACGTCGACTACTCCACGCAGCGCCGCATCCCCAAGGCGAGCGCCCACTGGTACGCCGGGGTGATCCGGGGCAACGCGCTGCCGACGGCCGGTGAGGACGGGTGAGGCCCGGCGGGCGCTGACCCCGGTCGACGAGGGACGATGGAGGGCGGGGCGTCCGGCCTCGACTGTTACATTCCTGGCCTGAAAGCTGCGAACGGAAGGCGGCGACCATGGCGGTCAGCGGTGGGCGGAACCGGGGCGGCAGGCGGCCGACCCTGGAGGAGGTCGCCGCCCGTGCCGGTGTGGGCCGCGGCACGGTCTCCCGGGTGATCAACGGCTCGCCCAGGGTCAGCGACGCGACCCGCGCCGCCGTCGAGGCGGCGGTCGCGGAACTCGACTACGTCCCGAACACGGCGGCCCGGGCGCTGGCCGCCAACCGCACGGACGCGATCGCCCTCGTCGTCCCCGAGCCGGAGACCCGCTTCTTCGCGGAACCGTACTTCTCGGACATGCTCAAGGGTGTCGGCACCCAACTGTCCGACACGGAGATGCAGTTGCTGCTCATCTTCGCGGGCAGCGACCGGGAGCGGCAGCGCCTCGCCCAGTACCTGGCCGCACACCGCGTGGACGGCGTCCTGCTCGTCTCGGTCCACGCGGACGACCCGCTGCCGGACCTGCTGGCCGCGCTGGAGATCCCGGCGGTGATCAGCGGCCCGCGGTCGGCCGCCGAGCCCCTGACCTCGGTCGACTCCGACAACTACGGGGGCGCCCGCTCGGCCGTGGAACACCTCCTGTCCCGCGGCCGCACCCACATCGCCCACATCACCGGCCTCCTCGACGTGTACGGCGCCCAGCGCCGCGTCGCCGGCTACCGCGAGGCACTGCTGGACGCGGGCCACGAGGTGGACGAACACCTCATCCAGCCGGGCGACTTCACCGAGGAGGGCGGCCGCCGGGCGATGAAGGAACTGCTCGCCCGCCGCCCCGACGTCGACGCGGTCTTCGCCGGCTCGGACGTGATGGCGGCGGGCGCCCGCCAGGTCCTCCGCGAGGAGGGCCTGCGCATTCCGGACGACGTGGCCCTCGTCGGCTACGACGACTCGGCCATAGCCCGCCACATGGACCCACCCCTCACCAGCGTCCGCCAGCCGATCGAGGAAATGGGCCGAGCGATGATCGACCTCCTCCTCGCGGAAATCGCGAACCGCCGCCCGGCGACACCCCGGAGCCCGGAACGACAACATGCCGTACTGGCAACGGAGTTGGTGACGCGGGCGTCGTCGTGACCGGCGACGCCGACTGGCCGCGCGAGTTGCCCGCCGTCGAGCCCTACCTCCGAACAGTGGGCGAGGTGTTCCGAGCCTTCCGCGAACAGGACTCCGGGTGCGTCTCCTACGGCGTTCAACTCCCGGACGGGGAACGCTGGTTCGTGAAGGAGGCGACAACTCCCGCCGCCCAGGCCTCACTTGACGGAGCCTGGACCTTCCACCGAGCCGTACGACACCAGGCGATCGTCCCGCAGCTGCATCGGATCACCGTGGCGGACAGTGGCCGTACGGCGGTCGTCATGCCCTGGATTCACGGCGAGACCCTCTACGGCCCCGCCCGCGCCCGCTTCCGCGCCCTGCCCCTCGCCTCCGTCCTCCGCGCGGTCGACCGCGTGCTGGACGCGCATCTCGCCGTGGAGGCCGCGGGGATGGTGGCGGTCGATCTCTACGACGGCGCGTTCCTCTACGACTTCGGCGCCGACGTCCTCCACCTCATCGACCTCGACGAGTACCGCCCCGGCCCCTTCGTCCTCCAGAGCGACCGGCTCCCGGGCTCGGCCCGCTTCATGGCCCCCGAGGAATGGCACCACGGCGCTCGCATCGACATCCGTACGACGGTCTACGCCCTCGGCCGCACCGCCCGCCTCCTCCTCGACGCGGGTGACGCCGAGCGCGCCTGGCGGGGTACGGCGGGTCAACTCGCCGTGCTGGAAAGGGCTACCCGTGTTGATCCCGCCGAACGGTTCGTGGGCGTAAGGGAGTTCACGGACGCGTGGCGCGCCGCCACCTGATCTCGCCGTCCTGCCACTCGTCGGTCGGCGTCAGGCCCGCCGCCGTGGCGACCGCCGCGGATGCCCGGTGGTCGGGGTGGATGTGCGCCACGACCGTAGAGACCGCCTGTTCTCCAAGCCACGACACCAGGCCCCGCGCCGCCTCGCTCGCCAGGCCTCGGCCCTGCCAGGAGGGCCCGACCACCCAGGCGATCTCCGCGACCGAACCCTCCTCCGTGACCGTTGCCTGGACCGTGCCCACCAGGCGGTTCTCCACCCGCAGGCGTAGTACCCAGTTGCACCAGACGGTGGCCGGGTCGAGGGAGCCCGCGGCGAGGCGGTCGTAGCGGGTCCGCAGGGCGTCGGGGGAGAGGGGTTCGCCGCCGATGTAGGTGTGGAGGGCGGGGGAGGACAGGACCGTGGCCATGTCCGCCGCGTGGGCCGTGCTCAGCGGGACGAGATCCAGGCGGGCGGTGCTGATGAGTTCGGTGTCCATGGCAGGCAGGCTCCTGGAAAACGAATCAGCCGGTGGCCTCGTTTCCGAGGCCACCGGCTGATTACTCAGGGTGAGTGACGGGACTTGAACCTGATTTTGTTACATGACTGACCTGCGGAGATGCGGAATCTCGGGTCAAAACGGACGCGTTCGGTGTCACTCGGTGTCGCTCGATGTCACTGGAAACCCCCCTCTGTTCCCGTGGGAACGGGTCGGTCTTGCAGTGTCGCAGGGCGGGCGCCCACTGAGTGCAGAACGGCCTTACCGAACCTCACGGGAAACGACAGCGCCCCCGCGCGAGGCGGGGGCGCCGGCGGTCCCTCCCGTCCGCCTGGGGGGGCTGACACGGGAGGGCCGTGGGTGAAGGGGGTGTGCTCTGGGTTCGTGCCCACTCCCTTTCAAGATCACACAAATTAGGGTCGACCCTATTCCTTGCTGATCATGGGGTCGCGAGCGTTGACGGGTGTCTCGTCCAACTCCACCCGACGATCGGGTCCTCGCCCGCCGCCGCCAGGTGGGGGAGCAAATCCGTCATGTGCGCGAGGCCCACAACCTCAGCCAGCCCGACGTGTGCGGGCGAGCTGGGATCGACGTCGCTACGTACAGCCGGATCGAGGGTGGCCGAGCGTCGCCCCTCCTCGACACCCTGATCCGTATCGCTGACGCAATGGGCGTCGAACTCGCCGAGCTCGTACGACTGGCGGCCGCCCCCGACGGGGGCCCGGGGACGGCCGCGTAATCCCGCTCCCGGCGCGGTCGGCGGCGCGACCGGGAGCGGAGCTATTCGTGCCACTCGATTCCTCTGGTGTCAGTGAGAGATGTGCGCCCGTTGTAGTAGTCGACGTGCCGCCGGTCGCTGTGCGGCAGCCTGCTGCAGTGCGCACCCCCGTCCGGGCGCTCCAGCCAGCAGCGCCCCGCCGCGCGTCCACCGGACTGCTCAGCCCGACGGAACCGGTCGATCAAAGAGGTTTCGGCATCAACCCGCTCCTCCCCTTGCGCGGCGGTGGAGGTGACGGTCACTGGGGCACCTCGCGGAGGTAGGCGATCACGTACGGCCGTTGGTCGACGGCGGGGTTCCAAGGACGGCGGTGGTCCAGGAGGCCGTAGCCAGCGATACGCAGGACGCGGCGCACCCGGGCGATGGCGCTGTGCCACTCGTCCGCGGAGGCGGTCCGGCCGCCAGTCCACATGACCATCCACGCGCCGGTGGAGTACGGCGGCCAGTGGTGGGTTTCCAGAGTGCGGCTGACGTAGCTCTCCAGGTGGCTGTCCCCCAGAACCTTGTGGAGACGCCAGCTCGGATCGCGTTCGGGCCACTTGTAGGTGGGGTGCACCTCCAGGTGGTCCCAGCCGTCGGCGGGGCTGGGTGCCAGGGTCGCGCCGACCGGCAACCGGGCTGCGATCAGCGGCTGGTACCGATCGACGCCAGGTGTCCGGCGCGGACCGGGCGTCCGGACCGCGTAGCCGAGGGATTCGAGTCCGGCCGTGACCACTGCCAGCCTGGTCTGCCAGTGCTCGTCCTGCTCGGATGGGGGGATGTCGTGGTCGGGGTACCAGTCGACCTCGACGCACAGGTCGGAGGTGGCCGGCCAGAGAGCCTGGTGGAGGCCGATGGCCCGGCACCAGCCGTGTCCTGGCGGGATCTGCCGGGACACGATGGGCGATCTGCCCTGTGTGCCGGTCTGCACCCAGTGCTCGCCGAGCCGGAGCTGGTCGAGCTGGTGGTTGACGAGGGCGGCGGCGCTGCGGATCGGGTCCGCCGGGTTGTAGACGACGGTCGTGGGCGAGGCAATGGTCATCGCGGCACCAGCCTGTCGTAGTGGCCGCACAGAGTGCGCACTAGGCGGGCCAGCCGGGATGCGATCGACCCTCTGATCGCGTCCGTGTCGCCCGGCCCCAGACCCAGGCGCATCAGCTGTACCTGGCCGACACACAACAGGGCTGATACGCGGTTGGGGTGGCGCTCGGGGAGCTGCTCGGCCCAGGCCTGGACGGCAGGGATGAGCGTCTCGATGTGCGCTCGGTACGTGGATGCGAACGTCTCCAGTTCGGCGCCGGAGAAGCGCTTCTCCGGCGCGTCTCGGGACTCGGGGTCGTTGGGGTCCGACCGGGGGATGTCCGCGGCGAGCACGAGCTCGATACTGCCTCGAATGGCCCGGATGTCCGGGGGCGTGGTAACCACCAGGGTGCTCATGCCGACCGCTCCGCTCCGCTGATGGACGGCGAGCAGTCTTCAAGAGCAGCCCGGAGAGCGTGTGCGTCGGTGATCCAGTCGCCGTCCCCGGGGCAGACTCGCCAGTGCGGGCCTGATCCCGCCGTGCAACGGGGCGGCGGGATCGTGAGGGTGCCGCCCTTACCCATCGCCTGTGTGCCTTCGACCGCCCACTCGGCGGCGGTGCCGCGCGCGACGAAGTAGTAGACGACCTCGCTGGGCGGGTACTCAAGTACGGCGCCGCAGCGGGTCCCCAGGATGGCCATTGCGGCGACGCCGAGCTGGCGCGGTACGCGGATCACATCCCAGGCCTGGCCCGCGTCTTGCAGGGTGCACCCCGCTGCGGTGGGCAAATGTGTGGTCGGCATCGTGGCTCCTCGAAGCACGGCGATCAGGTGTGCTTCAGAGTGGTCCTCCTTGAGGCAAGAAACGAGGACTTCAATAGGTCTTCTCAGTGCATCGAATGGGACTTTCGTTAGCCCTACGGGGTGACGGGTAGCCAGACAGCGGACTCCAGGTGACACTGTCCGCAGCGCTCGACATGGAGGTACACCAGTGCCACGGCCCGCAGGCAACACCCGGCTCAAGGCGGCCATGCTGGCGGCCGGATTCGGATCGCAACAGGCGCTCGCCGATGCCCTCGGCGTTGGCGTCCGTCAGGTACGACGCTGGGCGTCCGAGGACCCGCCGTGGCCGCAGCCGGACCAAGCGCAGGCTCTCACGCGCGAACTCGGTCAGGACCTTGAATCGTTGGGCTTCACCCCGCCGAACACTGTCCACCCCGATCGCGGCCGCCGCTCCGTTCTCGCGGCCACGGCCGCCGTAGTCGGGCTGGCCGCAGTCCCGACGCAGACCGTCACTGTGCAACCCGCCACGGTGGCCGCAGACTTCCAGGCCGTCACTCGATCCCACCGGCGCCTGTACTGGTCTGTTGCTCCTGCCACGCTGCACCCTGCCGCGCAGGCCCACGGCTCCCTTGGTTGCGCCCTGCTCACGGAGACCGCCGGCCAGACTCGGCGGACCGTTGCGTCAGCACTCGCAGAGTCCTACCTGCTCGCGGGGCGCATCGAATTTTTCGACATGCGGGACGCCGACCGGGCCGGGAGTACTTTGCTGCTCGCGCTCCAAGCTGCGGGTGAAGCCGACGATCCGCTACTCGGAGCGGCGATCCTCGCCCACACCGCGTTCATCCCCGCGTGGGAAGGCGATCGCGACAGGGCAGTCGAGCGGATGGTCGCCGCGCGCACATACGCCCGCCGAGGTACCGCTTCCGCAGAACTGCTCGCCTGGCTGGACGCTGTTGAGGCGGAGTGCGAGACCCGGTGTGGCAACACGCGCACCGCACTCCATCTGATCGGGCACGCCGAAGACATACTCAGCGCTGGCTCCGAGCACCAAAGCCCGGACTGGCTGGACTGGTTCAGCCCTGTTCGGCTCGCGGCCTTCAAAGGCAACACGCAGTTGAAGGCCGGGCACCTACCCCAGGCGAGGGAAACCCTTCTCGGAGTGCTCGACACACTCGATCCGAGCGAGGAGAAGCAGACGACTGTCATTCTTGGCGACCTTGCCGCCGTTGAGGCCGCAGCCGGGCACCCGGGCGAGGCATGCCGCTACGCCGTACGAGCGCTCGACCAGCTCGAACGGACCTGGTACGCAATGGGTATGGACCGGGTGCGCGAGGTGCGGCGCACCCTTGCGCCGCACCAGCACGAGAAGTGCGTCCACGACCTCGACGAGCGTCTCTACGGTTGGTCGACGACGGTCAGCGCGCTGTCCCGTTGAACTGGCTGATGAGACCGGACAGTTCGAGGAGGCTCTCCACCCGAAAGGTGGGGAGCTCCTTCGCTTCCTGGGTGTTCCACTGGATCGTCGCCCACGGACCGCGGCGTACGAGCGCGGTCGGCATGCCAACCGCGACGGCCGGCCGGAGGTCGTTATCGACGCGGTCCCCCACGTAGAGGATCTCCTCGACCTCGAACGGCACAACCTCGGCAACGCGGTCGAAGAACGCGATGTCCGGCTTGCTCGCGCCCCAGTCGTCCGAGGTGCCGATCAGGTCCACATCGTTCGTGAACAGCTCGCGCAAAATGCGGCCCGCACGGACGGTCTGGTTCCCGGCGATACCCAACCAGAGGCCGTCGGCGCGGAGTTGCATCAGCGCCGGGCGGACGTCTGCGTACAGGTCGTCCTCGCCGAAGTGCTCCGGCTTCCCGGCCTCCGCGCGGCGCTCACGTTCGGCGTAGAGGTCGAAGCCCGGCTGGAACTCCTGGAATGTCTCGCGGTAGTCGCGGCCCTGCGCGATGACCGCGCCGAACATCGCGTGGAAGGTGTGCCGCGGCACGCTGAGCCAATCGGCCCAGGTCCCGTACTCCCGGGTCTCGTCTACCAGGCACTCACCGACATCGAACATCACTGCACGAATCATGGCGGCAGCGTAGCCGGGCGCACCGAAAGGCCCCCTCCCGCCCTGAGGCGAGAGGGGGCCTTTCGGTTCGTCAGTGGTGGCGGCCGTCGTCAGTGTTCGATCAGGTCTGCGTCTCTGGGGTCCGGCTCCGGTACCGGAGCACCGAGCCGGGTGATCGTGCTCTTCAGCACCAGCATGTACCGGTAGAGGGCGCCGATGCGTGCTCGGTCGGTGGCGCTGGCAGCTTCGAGCTGGCGGATCCGGCGCCCCTGCCGTACGACCATGCGGGCGATGCCCTCCACCGTCGTGAGGTCGGCGTCGTCGGGATCGTCTTCCATCGCGGGCGCGAGCGCTGGTGCTGACGGTCCGGTATCCAGTTCGCCGCCCTTCGAGCGGGTGACCAGAGCGATGACGATCGACGTGACCGACCCCGCCAGGATCGACAGCAGCCCGAACAGGGTGCCGTCCCCTCCGTCCACTACGCCCCCTCTCTCGCCGTACGCGCGGCTGTGCGCCGCAGCTGCGCCACCTCCCGCAACAGACTCACGTACCGGCGGACCGCGATCGTCAGGATCACCAGGAGTGTCGGCCCGACCAGCCACGTCAGCCCGTTCGTCACGCCCTGCGGGAACTCGCCCAGCGCGCGGGCCGAGCAGTAGGCGAACGCCCAGATGATCGGTATGCCCGTGGCGGGGATCAGCCCCATCCAGTCCCTGCGATTGGGCAGGACGGCCGCCGCGCAGGACAACAGGCCTGACCCGATCCACGCCCACGCCCACACGCACATCGGCGCGATCGACGTGAGCGCGGCCGCCCCGCGTACGGTCCCGTACCTCGGGTCGCCGAGGAGGCCGATCCCCCAGTTGATCCAGAAGCATCCGACCGCGAGGAGCCCGGCGCCGAGCAGCCCCAGGCGCCGGCCCGCGCTCTGCGCCAGGCGCACCATCAGCTGTCCAGGCGGCTGCTGTACGCCGAGGTGTTGGTGATCGGGGGCAGCGCGCCGCCGGTGTCGGGGTAGGCCGGCGGCCGCGCCCAGCCGAGGAGGAACCCCGCTACGCGCTGTAGCCCGTTGCCGCGCAGCCGGGTACCGATGAACTCGAGGAGGCGGAACGCCACGTAGTAGGCGAGGACCAGGGTGACAGTCACCGCGCTGGTGACCTTCTCCGAGTCGATGGTGACGCCGGCGCGGACTGCGAGCGTGAGCAGCCACCCGGCGATGAGCGGGACGAGGGTCCGCATGACGGACGGGAAGAGCGAGGCAGGCATGGGCCAGCCACCTTTCTGTGATGGGGAGTTGGCCCCGGACGTTGAGGTCCGGGGCACGATCAGACGTGGATCCACTCGCCGTTGCGCACCCAGCCGTGCAGGCCGCAGCAGGACCACAGCAGAGACGGTTCGAGGTGCAGTGGTTCGCGGGAGACGAGGGTGTGCGCGCCGGTACCCGCGGCTACCCAGCAGCCGTCGTGCACCTTGCGGTCCTCGGGTACGCCCTCCAGGGACCGGCACCAGTGCCAGAACGTCGGGTTGCTCTCCTGGGCGAGCCACCCGAAGTAGATGTCGTCCGTCAGCCGGGTGACGGTCATCTCCAGGCCGGGCCAGTCGGACGGTGGGGTACCGCGGTCGTGGCTCATCACGCCACGACGGTGAACAGCCCAGTCTGGGAACCGAGCTTGCCGAGGGAGGTCTTGCCGGGGATGCCGTTGGCGTCGTCGCCGGTGTAGCCGAGGTGGCGCTGCCACTTCGCGTACGCGGCGACGGTGGTCGAACCGAACGAGCCGTCGCCTGCGTAGGTCTTGGCGAGGTAGCCCAGCTTCACCAGGGCGGCCTCGGTCAGGTTCGTCCCCGTCATATAGGTGACGTGGCCCTGCTTCGCGGACGGGTCGGCCTTCGCCGCGGCGATGAGCTGCGACAGATCAACACGCGGCCTACTCGGCGTGGTTGGCGTGGCCGGGCTTCCGCCCGGCTTCGTGGCGAGTTGCTTCTTCACGTCGGCCCGGAAGTCGTCCATGTCGAAGCTGGGGTCGATCTTGCCCGGCTGGACTTCCTTGTGCCCGGCGACGGAACGTTCCGTCCAGCCGTGCGCCCGGCACAGGGCCGTGGCCCAGAGCACGGCCTGCCGGTACTGGTCCGTCGGGTAGGGGTCCTTGCCGTTGCCGAGGTTCTCGATCTCCAGGCCGTACAGGACGTCGTTGCCGTCGGCGTTGGCCTGGTCGTCGTGCGGTAGCGGGGACTTCTCGGCGCGCAGCGCGTTGAGGACGTCGAGGTCGACCAGGCCCGCGTGGTTGGCGCGGCCGGAGCCGATCATCCACAGGCCCTCGGTCTTGCCCAGCCAGGAGTGGCAGAGCGGACCGGGCAGATCGGATCTGCCGTTGTAGCAGATCTCCTTGTCACCGTGCCCGGCCGTGTGGTGGATCAGCACGCCGATCACGGGACCGAAGGTCTTGCCGGTCGCCGAGTCCCGGTTGTGGGTCTTCCAACCGGCGTGCTCGTGAATGGTCAGGCCCTCGGCTCTCAACACGGTGAGTAGCGAGGTTGCGGACAGGGGTGTGGCCATGCGGCCCTCCTCGGGGCATGAGAAAAGCCCCGGCCAGCTGGCTCGGGGCGGACGGTGTGGGGACGTGCGTCGGGCTACAGGTCGGCGCTGGTGACCGTGATCCGGCTGATGCTGACGACCTGGTAGTCGGCGGCCGCGGCATAGGCCTCGGCCAGCGCCCGGACTGCGGTGTCGGCGGCGGTGAGGTCGGCGGCGGGCGGGAATCCGGAGACGACGAGCTGGGTGGTGGAGCCGCCGTCCTGGCCGTTGTCGTTGACGGTGACCTGGTACAGCGGGCTGGTGGCGGTGCCTATGGGCACGGGAGTCGTGAAGTCCATGCGGGGCTCCTCAGGCGGCGGCTTCGTAGACCGCGGTCATCCGCAGCTGGTGGGTGGAGGCGAGGGTGACCGGCACGGTCGCGGCCAGCTGCGACAGGCTGGTCGTCGTTGCGTTGGTCGACATGAACGGCGACGTTGTGGTCGCGGTGGGGCTGATCACGACCTGCCCGCCCCACCGGGGCCCGGCCAGCAGATGTGCGTTGCCGATGTAGGCGGCGCCCGCGTTGGACGCGGCGGCAGGCAGGTCGAAGCTGTAGCCGCCGGAGCCGTAGGTGGTGGTGCTGCCCATCGTCAGGTTGACGTGGGCGATCACGGTGCGGCCGATCTTCATGTACCGGCCGACGAGGGTTCCGTTGCCGAGGACCGGGTTGGTGGTGATCGCGGTCCAGTTCGGGGTGTACGTCGACCATGCGGCGAAAACGCTGTTGAACTGGTCGCGGATCTCCTGGTTCATCAGGGCCGCGCTGACCACTTCGCCGACGACCCAGGTCCTGGGGGCGAATGTCATCGGGATGCCTCCTCGGCCACGGATGCGAGCGACGTCGGCGGGGTGCCGGCCAGCACTGCGGAGGCGAGAGCGTTCGCCAGCTCCATGCCCTCGGGCTCAGGCTCCGCCGGGGCGGGCGGCCGGTCCCATGACGGGTCGTCGGGGTGCCACCAGTTCCGCTCGTGCGGGAGTTCGTCCGCGACGCTGGCTTCGGCCGCGGCCGGGTCGTCGGGGTAGATCAGCCGGACCCAGCCGTAGCCGCACTCGGTGCAGGCCATGCGCTGGTCGGCGGGGGTGACGACCTGCGCGGAGCCGCAGGGGCAGTCGGCCACCCACCGGTTGTGGTTGATGCGGGCGTAGATGCTCTGCCCGATCACGTACCCGTCCGGTGGGACGAGGCGGCGCTGCTGGCGCAGCTCGACCCAGCGGAACACCCGTTCGGCGGGGGCCACGAGATCCCAGGTCCCGGGCTGGTTGGACGGGGGAAGGTAGAACGTCTCCGCCCGGATGACGGCGATCGGCATGCGGGCTCCTAGTAGGCGAGACGGGTCGTCGAGTCGAGGACGCTGTACGTGGTGTCGTCCAGCACCCACACGGAATCGCCGTTGGTGGTGCTGGTGTGGAACTGGATCAAGTGGCTGCGCTCTTTGATCGTCTCGGTGTAGCCCTCAACCGTGACGCGCACCGAGGAGAACGGCGCCTGCGCGGGCATCGACGTGACGGAGAAGTAGGAGCTGATGTCGGCGGCGAGGATGGCCAGGTAGTTGGACATCGTGTAGGCCTCGATCGGCACCTCGCGCAGTTCCGGGCCCGGGTTGGCGTAGCGGGACACTCGCCAGTACGCGGCGTCCAGTACGGAGTTGTCCGAGGTCTTGAGGATGGACAGGGAGCCTGGGTCGTAGACGCCGAACGCCAGGATGCTCGCGGGCGCGGTCACCTTCTGTGTGGCGCCGCCGGGCCGGGACGCTTCCAGGCTGTTGATCAGTTTCTGGTCGTCGTCGGCCAGCCCGACGCTCTTGGTCTCCAGGTCGGCGTAGGCGATGGTGAAGCTCTCGCCGGCAGTCGACGGGTTGTAGCGCCAGTCGCGGGACTGGAAGGTCATCAGGTATTGGTCGCGGGCCGCGAACAGCTTGGCCGACTCGGTGCTCTCCACTTCCCGCATCCGTGCCACCGCGCCGGTACCGCCTGGTCCTTGGGACGCGATCGGGTCGAAGGTGGATCCCTGGACGATGACGTCGACCAGGCCCACGTACGAGCAGAACCGGGCGATCCGGGTGTCCGCGCTCTCGCCTGCGTTCCCGGTCATCCCGGAGGCGTAGTGGGTGGCGAGGACGCTGCCGATCGAGGGGCGTGCGTACAGCGCGACGTGGGCGAGGGATCCGGACCACAGCCGCGTGCCGCGGTATCCGCCGATGTGCAGGAACCGCTGGTCGAATCCGTCCGTGACCGGGACGGACGCGTCGACGCCGACGCCGTCGACGGAGACGCTTCCGCTGAGGGTCTGGTCCCACTCGAAGTGATGCCAGCGGCCGTCGGCCAGGCCGCTCGTGCCATCGACCGTTGTCACGGTGAGGGTGCTGGATCCGGAGTCGGTCCATTCGATCTGCAGGGCGCCGCTGGCCGAGAGCGATACGACCTGTACGCACTGCAGGTCCGGTGAGTACAAGCCGAGGATTGCCCGGCCGGTGGTCGTGGTCTTGAACCAGCCTTCGACGGAGAACCGGTTGGCAGAGAGTGCCTGTTGGGTGGCCGCGCCCAGGTCGACCGTCAGATACAGCCCGGCGGTGGCGGTGGACGGGGTGAGCGTGGGGGTGCTGTCGCCGGTGGCGTCCGGCCCGGTGTCGGTGCCCATGGTGAGCGTGCCGCCGGTCGAGACCTGAGTGATGGCCATCGACGACAGTCCGTTGCCGGACACGTCGCCGGCACTGGTTGAATCGTCCGGCTCAGTGAGCGGGTAGTACGCGTCGGGGAAGAAGTTGGCGATCTCCTCCGTCAACATCGACCGCAGGGTGGGCAGCCTGTTGAGCCGCTTGAACAGATCGGTGCACGTGACCGAGACGTGACTGCTCAGGCCTTCGAGGTCGACGGGGAACTCGTTGACCACGCCGTAGAAGCGGGGCCTGATCTCGGCGCCGACCAGC from Streptomyces sp. NBC_01288 carries:
- a CDS encoding N-acetylmuramoyl-L-alanine amidase; the protein is MATPLSATSLLTVLRAEGLTIHEHAGWKTHNRDSATGKTFGPVIGVLIHHTAGHGDKEICYNGRSDLPGPLCHSWLGKTEGLWMIGSGRANHAGLVDLDVLNALRAEKSPLPHDDQANADGNDVLYGLEIENLGNGKDPYPTDQYRQAVLWATALCRAHGWTERSVAGHKEVQPGKIDPSFDMDDFRADVKKQLATKPGGSPATPTTPSRPRVDLSQLIAAAKADPSAKQGHVTYMTGTNLTEAALVKLGYLAKTYAGDGSFGSTTVAAYAKWQRHLGYTGDDANGIPGKTSLGKLGSQTGLFTVVA